The following proteins come from a genomic window of Pseudomonas putida:
- a CDS encoding metallothionein, which produces MNDQRCACTHCSCTVDANALERDGKAYCCEACATGHRNGEPCRMQDCHCGDKPGESAVDNALDETFPASDPISP; this is translated from the coding sequence ATGAACGATCAACGCTGCGCGTGCACGCACTGTTCCTGCACGGTGGATGCCAATGCCTTGGAGCGCGACGGCAAGGCATATTGCTGCGAGGCCTGCGCCACCGGCCACCGCAATGGTGAGCCATGCCGGATGCAGGACTGCCATTGTGGTGACAAGCCGGGCGAGAGCGCGGTGGACAATGCGCTGGATGAAACCTTCCCGGCGAGTGATCCGATCTCGCCCTGA
- a CDS encoding phosphotransferase system, HPr-related protein — translation MARPDEPKPYTPTEIDDTEDRMGSVHELDFDERLDEREGRVGDERPAAEVAREFPPRRVAQSGMTGGEALSDSLHEDNVTYDDLSPDTLLDETGARDPHEPGGRGGPTDQRLRQVDADEIGGGIGLDEAELARSAPLDGVPWTDDVIDDEESKP, via the coding sequence ATGGCCCGACCCGATGAACCTAAGCCGTACACACCCACCGAAATCGATGACACCGAAGACCGCATGGGCAGCGTGCATGAGCTGGATTTCGATGAACGCCTGGATGAGCGTGAAGGGCGTGTGGGCGACGAACGACCGGCCGCCGAAGTCGCCCGTGAGTTTCCCCCCCGACGCGTGGCGCAGAGTGGCATGACCGGCGGCGAGGCGCTGAGTGACAGCCTGCATGAGGACAATGTCACCTACGACGATTTGAGCCCGGACACGCTGCTGGACGAAACCGGTGCCCGCGATCCCCACGAGCCGGGCGGCAGAGGCGGCCCGACAGACCAACGCCTGCGGCAGGTGGATGCCGATGAGATTGGTGGCGGCATTGGCCTGGACGAGGCCGAACTGGCCCGATCCGCGCCGCTGGATGGGGTGCCCTGGACCGATGATGTGATTGACGACGAGGAGAGCAAGCCATGA
- the ligD gene encoding DNA ligase D, translating into MAKPLQEYTRKRNFNATPEPSGKRIRGKRAHALQFCIQKHDASHLHYDFRLELDGTLKSWAIPKGPSLDPKVRRLAVHVEDHPLDYADFEGHIPEGNYGAGDVIVWDRGIWEPEGDAHEAYAKGKLRFRLQGEKLGGVWNLFRTQLAGKKEQWMLVKSHDAQARSEAEYSIVEALPDSVLSERTLVPRKPAAKKAATPRSSRKRPGKAQTAPLPAQLQPQLATLVDSPPSGDWRYEVKFDGYRILARIKGQDIRLFTRNGHDWSSKMPRQVAALRALGIDSAWLDGEMVVADENGMADFQALQNAFDTEHDEHITYYLFDLPFLGGQDLRQLTLQNRRDTLRQLLEHNHSDVIKYSADFDEPVESLLESACRLKLEGLIGKRADSVYSGRRSPDWIKLKCKQRQEFVIVGYTDPKGSRSGFGALLLALHDNDSGELRYAGKVGTGFNSTTLASIHARLKPLEIAKPALPSPPAGAQARGVHWLRPQLLAEVAYAQMTRDGIVRHSVFHGLRDDKAATAIDLERAMPAKTVSNRNKQAKAPENLGELRLTHPDRVIDPSTGVTKREVAEYYAGISQWILPQLKHRPVALVRAPDGLGGELFFQKNAGQLHIPNVLSYEKDEAGQAAMVINRPDTLLGAVQMNMLELHTWNATDKNFDKPDRFVLDLDPDPALPWKAMVEATQLTLTLLDELGLKVFLKTSGGKGIHVVVPLTRRAGWDEVKDFSHAIVGNLAKLFPERLSAVSGPKNRVGRIFIDYLRNGKGATTACAYSLRAREGLPVSVPIWRDELAHIKAANQWNITNLRERLAEVDDPWADMGKVRQSITARMRKQLGLE; encoded by the coding sequence ATGGCCAAGCCCCTGCAGGAATACACGCGCAAGCGCAACTTCAACGCCACACCCGAGCCCAGCGGCAAACGCATCCGGGGCAAGCGGGCTCATGCGCTGCAGTTCTGCATCCAGAAACACGACGCCAGCCACTTGCACTACGACTTCCGCCTGGAACTCGATGGCACCTTGAAAAGCTGGGCGATCCCCAAAGGCCCATCGCTGGACCCCAAGGTGCGCCGCCTGGCAGTGCATGTGGAGGACCACCCGTTGGACTACGCCGATTTCGAGGGGCATATCCCTGAAGGCAACTATGGTGCAGGCGATGTGATCGTCTGGGACCGTGGCATTTGGGAGCCTGAAGGCGATGCGCATGAAGCCTACGCCAAAGGCAAGCTGCGTTTCCGCCTGCAAGGTGAGAAGCTTGGCGGCGTGTGGAACCTATTCCGCACCCAGTTGGCCGGCAAGAAAGAGCAATGGATGCTGGTCAAGTCACACGATGCCCAGGCGCGCAGCGAAGCGGAGTACAGCATTGTCGAGGCCCTGCCCGACAGCGTGCTCAGCGAGCGCACGCTGGTGCCGCGCAAACCCGCTGCAAAAAAAGCCGCTACACCGCGCAGTAGTCGTAAACGCCCCGGCAAAGCTCAGACTGCACCGTTGCCAGCGCAGTTGCAGCCGCAGCTGGCCACGCTAGTGGATTCTCCACCCAGCGGCGACTGGCGCTACGAAGTCAAGTTCGATGGCTACCGTATCCTGGCCCGCATCAAGGGCCAGGACATCCGCCTGTTCACCCGCAACGGCCATGACTGGAGCAGCAAGATGCCCCGGCAGGTTGCCGCCCTGCGCGCGCTCGGTATCGACTCGGCCTGGCTCGACGGTGAAATGGTGGTGGCTGATGAGAATGGCATGGCTGACTTCCAGGCGTTGCAGAACGCCTTCGATACCGAGCACGACGAACACATCACCTATTACCTGTTCGACCTGCCATTTCTGGGCGGTCAAGACCTGCGGCAGCTAACGCTACAAAATCGCCGCGATACATTGCGCCAACTGCTTGAGCACAACCATTCCGACGTCATCAAGTACTCCGCCGACTTCGACGAACCTGTCGAGTCACTGCTCGAAAGTGCCTGCCGGCTGAAGCTGGAAGGCCTGATCGGCAAGCGTGCTGACAGTGTTTACAGCGGCCGCCGCAGCCCGGACTGGATCAAGCTCAAGTGCAAGCAACGCCAGGAATTCGTGATCGTCGGCTACACCGACCCCAAAGGCAGCCGGAGCGGCTTTGGGGCCCTGCTGCTGGCCCTGCACGACAATGACAGTGGCGAGCTGCGCTATGCCGGGAAGGTAGGCACCGGCTTCAATTCCACGACACTGGCCAGCATCCACGCGCGGCTCAAACCCCTGGAAATCGCCAAGCCAGCCCTGCCCTCGCCGCCCGCCGGTGCCCAGGCGCGTGGTGTGCACTGGCTGCGGCCGCAGCTGTTGGCCGAAGTTGCCTATGCCCAAATGACCCGTGACGGCATCGTGCGCCATTCGGTATTCCACGGCCTGCGCGATGACAAGGCAGCAACCGCCATTGACCTGGAGCGCGCCATGCCCGCCAAGACTGTATCCAACCGCAACAAGCAGGCCAAGGCGCCTGAAAACTTGGGTGAACTGCGGCTGACCCACCCCGACCGGGTCATCGATCCTTCAACTGGGGTGACCAAGCGCGAGGTTGCCGAGTATTACGCCGGCATCAGCCAGTGGATCCTGCCCCAGCTCAAGCACCGCCCGGTGGCATTGGTGCGCGCCCCGGACGGCTTGGGCGGAGAGCTGTTCTTCCAGAAAAACGCGGGCCAGCTGCATATACCCAACGTACTCAGCTACGAAAAGGACGAGGCAGGCCAGGCGGCGATGGTCATCAATCGCCCGGACACGCTGCTGGGCGCGGTGCAAATGAACATGCTGGAACTGCACACCTGGAACGCCACGGACAAGAATTTCGACAAACCGGACCGTTTCGTGCTCGACCTGGACCCTGACCCCGCGCTGCCCTGGAAGGCGATGGTGGAGGCGACCCAACTGACCCTCACCCTGCTAGACGAACTGGGCCTGAAGGTGTTCCTGAAAACCAGTGGTGGCAAGGGTATTCACGTCGTTGTCCCCTTGACCCGGCGAGCCGGCTGGGACGAGGTCAAAGACTTCAGCCACGCCATCGTCGGTAACCTGGCCAAGCTGTTTCCGGAGCGCCTGAGCGCGGTGTCGGGGCCGAAAAATCGCGTGGGACGCATCTTCATCGACTACCTGCGCAACGGCAAGGGCGCCACCACGGCGTGCGCCTACTCACTGCGTGCCCGTGAGGGGCTGCCTGTATCGGTGCCTATCTGGCGTGATGAGCTGGCGCACATCAAAGCCGCCAACCAATGGAACATCACCAACCTGCGCGAGCGCCTGGCGGAGGTCGACGACCCTTGGGCCGACATGGGCAAGGTACGCCAGTCGATCACCGCGCGCATGCGCAAGCAGCTAGGGCTCGAATGA
- a CDS encoding acyl-CoA dehydrogenase, producing the protein MSIVQDFNLTTLDRLLRTFGERQLPLNLDTQLRQLIQALQADHLDLLPLPGQGNTLRRWQTLARVAGCDLALAKLYEGHTDALAILAECGAAHHANDGIWGVWAAEPPDARVHITAREGDQVRLNGTKAWCSGALQIDRALITAWDEAEQPQLVAIELSQPSQGLNIEHWQAVGMATTASVEVAFNDTPGTLIGTPGQYLSRPGFWQGGAGIAACWYGAAEALADYLREHCRKPRPDPHADAHLGAVDAALHGARASLRECAAWIDQQPGVDASFEVRRTRAQVEQAVEQVISHVGRALGATPFCRSSHFARLSADLPVFLRQSHAERDLAMLGQQLVHLPAGVWQL; encoded by the coding sequence ATGAGCATCGTTCAGGACTTCAATCTGACCACCCTTGACCGCCTTCTACGCACCTTTGGCGAACGCCAGTTACCGCTCAATCTGGATACCCAATTGCGGCAACTGATCCAGGCGCTGCAAGCTGATCACCTCGACCTGCTGCCGCTGCCGGGGCAAGGCAACACCTTGCGTCGCTGGCAGACCTTGGCACGGGTGGCCGGTTGCGACCTGGCGCTGGCCAAGCTCTATGAGGGCCATACCGATGCCCTGGCGATCCTGGCGGAATGTGGCGCAGCGCACCACGCCAACGACGGCATTTGGGGCGTGTGGGCGGCAGAGCCGCCCGATGCACGTGTCCACATCACTGCGCGTGAAGGCGACCAGGTGCGCCTGAACGGCACCAAAGCCTGGTGTTCAGGTGCCTTGCAGATCGATCGCGCGCTGATTACCGCCTGGGATGAGGCCGAGCAGCCGCAATTGGTGGCAATCGAGCTGTCACAGCCAAGCCAGGGGCTGAACATCGAACACTGGCAGGCCGTTGGCATGGCCACCACCGCCAGTGTCGAGGTGGCTTTCAACGATACTCCAGGCACGCTCATTGGCACGCCAGGCCAATACCTCTCGCGTCCTGGTTTCTGGCAAGGCGGTGCGGGTATCGCCGCTTGCTGGTACGGCGCGGCCGAGGCGCTGGCGGATTACCTGCGTGAGCATTGCCGCAAACCCCGCCCAGACCCGCATGCCGATGCGCATCTGGGGGCTGTGGACGCTGCGTTGCATGGCGCCCGTGCATCACTGCGTGAATGCGCTGCCTGGATCGATCAACAGCCCGGCGTGGATGCCAGTTTCGAAGTTCGCCGCACCCGCGCCCAGGTAGAACAGGCCGTAGAGCAGGTTATCAGCCACGTCGGTCGTGCCTTGGGGGCCACGCCGTTCTGTCGCAGCAGTCATTTTGCCCGGCTGAGCGCCGACCTGCCGGTGTTCCTTCGCCAGAGCCATGCCGAGCGCGATCTGGCGATGCTGGGCCAGCAGTTGGTCCACTTGCCAGCGGGGGTATGGCAGCTATGA
- a CDS encoding PIG-L family deacetylase encodes MNQNLIQSAGGTPWTAWQHSAHLARATWLDARQLCPPGRRLVLIAPHPDDEILMAGGLLAGFKGREDELVLISATDGEGSHPGSSHWTEHRLRRQRPQESRQALQQLDLDLERLDWRRLHLKDGQLPREEAFLASHLTQLLRPNDLLMATWRSDGHCDHEAVGRAAAQAAAARGVQLAEVPVWAWHWAEPDDPRLPWPRAHRLQLDESHLARKRKALAAHVSQLQPDGEQPPVLPPHLLDCLLQPFELVFL; translated from the coding sequence ATGAACCAGAACCTGATCCAGTCCGCCGGTGGCACGCCCTGGACAGCCTGGCAGCATAGCGCGCACCTGGCGCGTGCAACCTGGCTCGACGCACGCCAACTGTGCCCGCCGGGGCGCCGGCTGGTATTGATTGCGCCGCATCCGGATGACGAAATTCTCATGGCCGGCGGCCTGCTGGCAGGCTTCAAAGGGCGCGAGGATGAGCTGGTGCTGATCTCCGCCACCGACGGCGAAGGCAGCCACCCCGGCTCCAGCCATTGGACCGAGCATCGCTTGCGCCGCCAACGCCCTCAGGAAAGCCGACAGGCCCTGCAACAGCTCGACCTTGACCTTGAGCGCCTGGACTGGCGCAGGCTCCATCTGAAGGACGGCCAGTTGCCGCGCGAAGAAGCGTTTCTGGCCAGTCACCTCACGCAGTTACTTCGCCCCAATGATCTGCTGATGGCCACCTGGCGCAGTGACGGCCATTGCGATCACGAGGCCGTCGGCCGCGCTGCTGCGCAGGCGGCTGCAGCCCGTGGGGTGCAATTGGCTGAGGTACCGGTCTGGGCCTGGCACTGGGCTGAGCCTGACGACCCGCGCCTGCCATGGCCCCGTGCGCACCGTCTGCAGCTCGATGAAAGCCATTTGGCACGCAAGCGCAAAGCCTTGGCCGCTCACGTCAGCCAGCTGCAGCCGGACGGCGAGCAGCCGCCGGTGCTACCGCCGCACCTGTTGGATTGCCTTCTGCAACCTTTCGAACTGGTGTTCCTTTGA
- a CDS encoding methyltransferase domain-containing protein: MSLDPQYFAELYATNEDPWAFRTRWYEKRKRELVMASLPRQCYQRVFEPACANGELSALLAERCADLLCQDLDPTAVGLARERLAHLHNATVERARLPGDWPGGRFDLIVLSEVGYYLDPTDWLQVIEQSVASLGYDGTLLACHWKHPIAGCPQDGREVHRMLTRHLPLHQQFRHEEADFLLECWSCQPSVVDLDETCP, from the coding sequence ATGAGCCTCGATCCTCAGTATTTTGCCGAGCTATACGCCACCAATGAAGATCCTTGGGCCTTTCGCACCCGCTGGTATGAGAAGCGCAAACGCGAGCTGGTGATGGCCAGCTTGCCACGGCAGTGCTATCAGCGTGTGTTCGAGCCAGCCTGCGCGAATGGCGAGCTCAGTGCGCTGCTGGCCGAGCGCTGCGCTGACCTGCTATGCCAGGACCTGGACCCGACGGCCGTAGGCCTGGCCCGGGAACGCCTGGCGCACCTGCACAATGCTACGGTCGAGCGGGCCCGGCTACCAGGGGACTGGCCGGGCGGCCGCTTTGACCTGATCGTGCTCAGCGAGGTCGGCTATTACCTTGATCCCACCGACTGGCTGCAGGTGATCGAACAGTCGGTGGCCAGCCTTGGCTACGACGGCACGCTACTGGCCTGCCACTGGAAGCACCCTATCGCGGGTTGCCCGCAGGATGGTCGCGAGGTGCACCGTATGTTGACCCGGCATTTGCCGTTGCATCAGCAGTTCCGGCATGAGGAGGCGGACTTTTTGCTGGAGTGCTGGTCATGCCAGCCAAGCGTTGTCGATCTCGATGAGACGTGCCCATGA
- a CDS encoding glycosyltransferase, whose product MIAVVIPAHNEARRLGRCLRAVLVAARQMQQAGLRVEVLVVLDRCSDGSAAVARRFGVHTLEVDAGNVGMARRVGAAHMVERGATWLACTDADSQVPAHWLLSQLACSAEVVCGTVHVDYWQPWQTAALRKLYQSRYQACEGHRHVHGANLGVCTDAYERVGGFQPLAAHEDVQLVSDLQASGAQIVWTARHSVATSSRRDSRAREGFGDYLAGLQAQS is encoded by the coding sequence ATGATCGCCGTTGTCATCCCTGCGCATAACGAAGCCCGCCGCCTTGGGCGATGCCTGCGGGCGGTGCTGGTGGCTGCCCGGCAGATGCAGCAAGCGGGACTGCGCGTGGAAGTGCTGGTAGTGCTGGACCGCTGCAGCGACGGCAGCGCCGCCGTGGCGCGGCGTTTCGGCGTACACACGCTGGAGGTGGATGCCGGTAATGTCGGCATGGCACGTCGTGTTGGGGCGGCGCACATGGTCGAGCGTGGCGCCACGTGGCTGGCGTGCACCGATGCGGACAGCCAAGTCCCTGCGCACTGGCTGCTGTCGCAGCTGGCCTGTAGCGCCGAGGTGGTTTGCGGCACCGTGCATGTCGATTACTGGCAACCCTGGCAGACCGCCGCGCTGCGCAAGCTGTACCAGAGCCGCTACCAGGCGTGTGAAGGGCATCGGCATGTGCACGGCGCGAATCTGGGGGTATGTACCGATGCTTATGAGCGTGTAGGTGGCTTCCAGCCCCTGGCGGCGCATGAAGATGTGCAACTGGTCAGCGACCTGCAGGCCAGCGGTGCCCAGATCGTCTGGACCGCCAGGCATAGTGTGGCCACCAGCAGCCGGCGCGATAGCCGCGCCCGCGAGGGGTTTGGGGATTATTTAGCCGGGTTACAGGCGCAGTCCTGA
- a CDS encoding Ku protein: MARAIWKGAISFGLVHIPVALNTAVRTERVDFDWLDKRSMEPVGYKRVNKVTGKEIDKDNIVKGVEFEKGRYVVISEEEIRKARPEATQTIDIFSFVEAGDIPLQHFDTPYYLTPDRRGGKVYALLRETLEKTGKVALATVVLHTRQHLALLRPLDDALVMITLRWPEEVRGLETLELDSSVTDSKVEKRELEMAKRLVEDMSGPWKPEDYHDAFRQTIMDLVEEKASKGKIEAVEKGDAGGAEKGADILDLTELLKRSLGGKKPVKKARKAS; this comes from the coding sequence ATGGCTCGGGCAATCTGGAAAGGCGCCATCAGTTTTGGCCTTGTGCACATCCCCGTGGCACTCAATACCGCCGTGCGCACCGAGCGTGTGGATTTCGACTGGCTGGACAAGCGCAGCATGGAGCCGGTCGGCTACAAGCGGGTGAACAAGGTGACCGGCAAGGAAATCGACAAGGACAATATCGTCAAGGGCGTAGAGTTCGAGAAGGGCCGCTACGTGGTGATCAGTGAGGAGGAGATCCGTAAGGCCCGGCCCGAAGCGACCCAGACCATCGATATCTTTTCCTTTGTAGAAGCGGGCGACATTCCGCTGCAGCATTTCGATACGCCGTACTACCTGACACCGGACCGCCGTGGCGGCAAGGTGTATGCCTTGCTGCGCGAGACGCTGGAAAAGACCGGCAAGGTGGCCCTGGCCACCGTGGTATTGCATACCCGGCAGCACCTGGCGCTGCTGCGGCCCCTGGACGATGCGCTGGTGATGATCACCTTGCGCTGGCCTGAGGAGGTGCGAGGGCTGGAAACGCTGGAGCTGGACTCCAGCGTCACCGACAGTAAGGTGGAGAAGCGCGAGCTGGAGATGGCCAAGCGCCTGGTAGAGGACATGAGCGGGCCCTGGAAGCCTGAGGATTATCATGACGCCTTCCGCCAGACGATCATGGACCTGGTGGAAGAGAAAGCCAGCAAGGGCAAGATCGAGGCGGTGGAGAAGGGCGACGCAGGTGGGGCCGAGAAAGGTGCGGACATCCTCGACCTTACCGAACTGCTCAAGCGCAGCCTGGGTGGCAAGAAACCGGTGAAAAAAGCGCGCAAAGCTTCATGA
- a CDS encoding nucleosidase, whose protein sequence is MMLIKRFPDISLDDTLFVFALEAEAGDVFTEVNTVFTGIGKVNAAIALTKAIATRRPRLIVNLGSAGSQRHGKGEVVCCNRFVQRDMDVTALGFARYETPLSDTPVVLEHGAIIPGLAVETCGSGDSFEINHGDAPYDVVDMEAYVLALIARDEGIPFVCLKYISDDAGSEAAGDWAVQVHLAAEAFKRVLFSQA, encoded by the coding sequence ATGATGCTGATCAAGCGATTCCCCGACATTTCCCTGGATGACACGCTGTTCGTCTTTGCCCTCGAGGCCGAGGCTGGCGATGTCTTTACCGAGGTGAACACCGTGTTCACCGGCATTGGCAAGGTCAATGCCGCTATCGCCCTGACCAAGGCGATTGCAACGCGCAGGCCCAGACTTATCGTCAACCTGGGCTCGGCTGGCAGCCAGCGTCATGGCAAGGGCGAAGTCGTGTGCTGTAACCGCTTCGTACAACGCGACATGGATGTGACCGCGCTGGGCTTTGCCCGCTATGAAACGCCCTTGTCCGATACCCCGGTGGTACTCGAGCACGGGGCGATAATTCCCGGCCTGGCGGTGGAAACCTGTGGAAGCGGTGACAGCTTCGAAATCAACCATGGCGACGCGCCTTACGACGTGGTCGACATGGAAGCCTACGTGCTGGCATTGATCGCGCGTGACGAAGGTATTCCGTTCGTGTGCCTGAAATACATTTCCGATGATGCGGGCAGCGAAGCCGCGGGGGATTGGGCGGTACAGGTGCACCTGGCGGCCGAAGCGTTCAAGCGGGTGCTGTTCAGCCAGGCGTAA
- a CDS encoding methyltransferase has translation MMLAHRQIEADQALLQLGQRLRADGYRFTCVTPATHARVNAREGCVQASTLRDIFGWSRPFEPGLLSADQLLLLERAQALVAQGERLISTVRWSSLDELLLLHSAYPTDASDAVFFGPDSYRFAQVIRDHLQHCTERVEHAVDIGCGSGVGALLIARAAQHARVSAVDINPLALRYTAINAALAGVSNLSVEPSDLLDGISGTFDLIVANPPYMLDPNARIYRHGGGALGVDLSLRIVEQARERLSRHGTLLLYTGVAIVEGRDALLEAIRLRLAGPDWAWVYREIDPDVFGEQLAEPGYEQVERIAAVALTVTRSR, from the coding sequence ATGATGCTCGCTCACAGGCAAATCGAGGCAGACCAGGCGTTGCTACAACTGGGACAGCGCCTGCGCGCCGATGGATACCGCTTTACCTGCGTGACACCCGCCACTCACGCGCGCGTCAATGCCCGCGAGGGCTGCGTGCAGGCCAGCACCCTGCGCGATATATTCGGCTGGAGCCGACCTTTCGAGCCAGGTTTGCTGTCGGCAGATCAGTTACTGTTGCTCGAACGTGCGCAGGCGTTGGTTGCACAGGGTGAACGGCTGATCAGCACGGTACGCTGGTCCAGCCTGGATGAATTACTGTTGCTGCATTCGGCGTATCCAACCGACGCCAGCGATGCCGTGTTCTTCGGCCCGGACAGTTACCGCTTTGCCCAGGTCATTCGCGATCACCTCCAGCACTGCACCGAGCGGGTCGAGCATGCAGTGGATATCGGTTGTGGTAGCGGGGTGGGCGCCTTGCTGATTGCCCGCGCCGCCCAGCACGCGCGGGTCAGCGCCGTTGACATCAACCCTCTGGCGCTGCGCTATACGGCAATCAATGCAGCCTTGGCGGGTGTGAGTAACCTTTCGGTCGAGCCCAGCGACTTGCTGGACGGTATCAGCGGTACGTTCGACCTGATCGTTGCCAACCCGCCCTACATGCTTGACCCCAACGCCCGCATCTACCGTCACGGTGGCGGCGCGCTAGGCGTCGACCTGTCACTGCGTATCGTGGAGCAGGCTCGCGAACGGCTGAGCCGCCACGGTACATTGCTGCTGTACACCGGCGTGGCCATTGTCGAAGGCCGCGACGCCCTGCTCGAAGCCATCCGCCTGCGCCTGGCCGGTCCGGACTGGGCTTGGGTGTATCGGGAAATCGACCCCGACGTATTTGGCGAGCAACTGGCTGAGCCAGGCTACGAACAGGTCGAGCGCATCGCCGCCGTGGCGCTCACCGTTACCCGCAGCCGCTGA
- a CDS encoding iron-containing redox enzyme family protein, with amino-acid sequence MTVMNRNTAGAAQVAIESTSLRQRYQAMLAGQDAGSASWLEEQLAGAASMPDDLPDTPSELPAWSRMHTAKVAKAYTHYRAQRRQGMPRRYFSNRAHALWFLQQVAPTKAVDGAWLQGTLYHWRDPRYHGLIRTYLEELGNGDPRCNHVLIYQRLLGRLGCVEAMPLDDTRYLQGVLQLALGRHCDTYLPELVGYNLGYEQPPLHLLITTYELAELGIDAQYFQLHVTIDNAASGHARLAIQALNQLSPAHDTQAFYARARIGYRLNDRGIATPDLIRQFDLQGELFAALERKRVYGQLMHADHCRLQQRTINQWLAEPGAMPAFVAALQAQGWIRRGQPPVNSRWWTLIDGPTAAMFGVFNAYEKQLWHDWIADDWQPSIRRVSPGSWGLPEVPEDIPKDALNVPPKALIQRMAGNHHATPDGLCATRAYMRVTGLRQEEPR; translated from the coding sequence ATGACGGTGATGAACCGCAACACCGCAGGCGCTGCGCAAGTGGCCATCGAATCGACCAGCCTGCGACAACGCTACCAAGCAATGCTCGCAGGCCAGGATGCTGGCAGCGCCTCATGGCTGGAGGAGCAACTGGCGGGTGCAGCGAGCATGCCGGACGACTTGCCCGACACACCGTCCGAGTTGCCGGCCTGGAGCAGGATGCACACTGCCAAGGTTGCCAAGGCCTACACCCATTACCGGGCACAACGCCGTCAAGGCATGCCACGGCGCTACTTTTCCAACCGCGCCCACGCATTGTGGTTCCTGCAACAGGTTGCGCCGACCAAGGCCGTGGACGGCGCCTGGCTGCAGGGCACCCTGTATCACTGGCGCGATCCACGTTATCACGGGCTGATTCGCACCTATCTGGAAGAGCTCGGCAACGGTGATCCACGCTGCAACCATGTGCTGATCTATCAGCGCCTGCTTGGTCGCCTGGGTTGCGTAGAGGCCATGCCCCTGGATGACACACGTTATCTGCAAGGGGTCCTGCAACTTGCCTTGGGGCGGCACTGCGACACTTACCTGCCAGAGTTGGTTGGCTACAACCTCGGTTATGAGCAGCCACCGCTGCATTTGCTGATCACTACGTACGAACTGGCCGAACTGGGCATCGACGCGCAGTATTTTCAGCTGCATGTGACCATCGACAATGCCGCCAGCGGCCACGCCCGCCTGGCAATTCAGGCGCTGAACCAGCTAAGCCCCGCGCATGATACGCAGGCGTTCTACGCCAGGGCGCGCATAGGCTACCGCCTGAATGACCGGGGTATCGCCACGCCAGACCTCATCCGCCAGTTCGACCTGCAAGGCGAATTGTTTGCAGCCCTTGAGCGCAAGCGGGTCTATGGCCAGTTGATGCATGCCGACCATTGCCGCCTGCAGCAGCGCACGATCAATCAATGGCTGGCCGAACCCGGCGCCATGCCCGCATTCGTTGCCGCATTGCAGGCTCAGGGTTGGATCCGCAGAGGGCAGCCGCCAGTAAACAGTCGCTGGTGGACGCTGATCGACGGGCCGACCGCGGCGATGTTCGGGGTGTTCAACGCCTATGAAAAACAGCTATGGCATGACTGGATCGCCGACGATTGGCAGCCGTCCATCCGCCGCGTGTCCCCTGGCAGTTGGGGGCTGCCCGAGGTGCCTGAAGATATACCCAAGGACGCTTTGAATGTGCCCCCCAAGGCCTTGATCCAGAGGATGGCCGGCAACCACCACGCCACGCCGGACGGCTTGTGTGCCACGCGCGCCTACATGCGCGTAACCGGGCTGCGCCAGGAGGAACCACGTTGA
- a CDS encoding stress-induced protein has product MATKDNSRTGNQQGSQGGNKNPGNFANDREKASEAGRKGGQSSGGNMPHDRESGHKGGRS; this is encoded by the coding sequence ATGGCCACTAAAGACAACAGCCGCACCGGCAATCAGCAAGGGAGCCAAGGCGGCAACAAGAACCCGGGCAATTTCGCCAATGACCGTGAAAAAGCTTCCGAAGCCGGTCGCAAGGGCGGCCAGTCCTCGGGCGGCAACATGCCCCACGACCGCGAGTCGGGGCACAAGGGCGGCCGTTCGTAA